Proteins from one Bacteroides zhangwenhongii genomic window:
- a CDS encoding hybrid sensor histidine kinase/response regulator transcription factor — MKKWIFLLLLFPLTCVAQTYQYLGVEDGLSNRRVYCIQKDRIGYMWFLTHEGIDRYNGKEFKQYKLMDGDIEVNSLLNLNWLYIDQEGVLWEIGKKGKIFRYDELHDTFELVYKLPIENFRDLPAPISFAWLDENKQIWLCNEETIFLYNTATGQIGHIKNKIKEEITDIEQIDKSHFFIGTERGVHYAKLENNTLELIDCDKLENQKVQVIDLYFDRKIGKLFIGTFQRGILVYDMSIKSVTQPEHNLKDISITQFKPLNDKELLVATDGGGVHKINTENYLLEPYIITDYNSNNGMNGNSINDIYIDDGERIWLANYPIGITIRNNRYPSYKWIKHSIGNKQSLINDQVNAVIEDRDGDLWFATNNGISLFNSKTGQWSSVLSSFEKPQANNSHIFLTLCEVSPGTIWAGGYSSGVYQIDKKSLQISYFMPPLYSEGVMRPDKYIRDIRMDSQGYIWSGGFYNLKRINLKTQNVRLYQGLNSITAITEKDANSMWIGSATGLYLLDKESGKFEHIKLPVESTYIYSLYQAKNGSLYIGTSGSGLLIYDFAQKLFTHYNSENCALISNNIYTILSDADKEILMGTESGLTSFYPQQKKFYNWTKDMGLMTTHFNALSGVLRKNNHFVFGSSEGAVEFHKDMKLPRDYSSKIIFSDFKLFYQTIYPGDKHSPLKESINDIKTLELGYNQNIFSLQVSSINYDYPSNILYSWKLDGFYEEWSKPGAENTIRYTNLAPGEYTLRVRAISNEDKRVVIEERSIDIIIDQPFWLTFWAMLFYAGILFLIASVLLRIIILRKQRKVSDEKIHFFINTAHDIRTPLTLIKAPLEELREKEELSKEGVSNMNTALRNVNALLRLTTNLINFERADVYSSELYISEHELNTFMNEIYGAFQQYANIKHINFTYESNFRYVNVWFDKEKMESILKNVISNALKYTPENGSVQIFVSEAEDSWSVEVSDTGIGIPANEQKKLFKLHFRGSNTINSKVTGSGIGLMLVWKLVRLHKGKINLSSIENQGSIIKITFPKDSKRYRKAHLATPNKQRPETKSSNNIPLPAPEIYENPQKKEKKEKSQRILIVEDNDELRNYLSQTLSEDYLIQVCSNGKEALTVIPEYKPDLVISDIMMPEMRGDELCQAIKSNIETSHIPVILLTALNNEKDILSGLRIGADEYVLKPFNIGILKATISNLLANRALLRNKYASLNPEDEENDDEEEYINYSQDIDWQFIADVRKNIKDNIDNSALTVDVLASLMGMSRTSFYNKLKALTDQSPGDYIRLIRLKHAIKLLKENVHNITEISEMTGFNDVKYFREVFKKHYNVSPSQYFKEKKEDNKEGGENEE, encoded by the coding sequence ATGAAAAAATGGATTTTTCTATTATTATTGTTTCCTCTAACCTGTGTCGCTCAGACGTATCAATATCTTGGAGTGGAAGATGGGTTAAGCAATCGGCGAGTTTACTGCATTCAGAAAGACAGGATCGGTTATATGTGGTTCCTCACTCACGAAGGAATCGACCGTTATAACGGCAAAGAGTTCAAACAATATAAACTGATGGATGGTGACATAGAAGTAAATTCTCTGTTAAACCTCAACTGGCTATACATCGACCAAGAAGGAGTACTATGGGAAATCGGGAAAAAAGGAAAGATATTCCGATACGATGAGCTTCACGATACCTTCGAACTCGTCTATAAGCTACCGATAGAAAACTTTCGCGATTTGCCTGCTCCTATCAGCTTTGCATGGCTTGACGAAAACAAACAAATCTGGCTATGCAATGAAGAAACAATCTTCCTCTACAACACAGCTACCGGCCAGATCGGTCACATAAAGAATAAAATAAAAGAAGAAATCACAGATATCGAACAAATAGATAAATCTCATTTCTTTATTGGCACGGAAAGGGGCGTTCACTATGCCAAACTGGAAAACAACACTTTGGAACTTATCGACTGTGACAAATTGGAAAATCAAAAAGTTCAAGTCATCGATCTCTATTTTGATAGAAAAATCGGGAAACTATTTATCGGAACTTTCCAACGGGGAATTCTCGTTTACGACATGAGTATCAAATCCGTCACACAGCCGGAACACAATTTGAAAGATATCAGCATCACGCAATTCAAGCCTCTGAATGACAAAGAATTGCTAGTAGCCACGGACGGAGGAGGAGTTCATAAAATAAATACTGAAAACTACCTGCTGGAGCCTTATATCATCACAGACTACAATAGCAATAATGGCATGAACGGCAACAGTATCAATGACATTTATATAGACGATGGAGAACGCATCTGGCTGGCAAACTACCCTATTGGGATTACAATACGGAATAACCGTTACCCCAGCTACAAATGGATCAAGCATTCCATAGGCAACAAACAATCTTTAATCAACGACCAAGTAAATGCAGTCATTGAGGACAGAGACGGAGATTTGTGGTTCGCGACAAACAATGGTATCAGCCTCTTCAATTCAAAGACCGGACAATGGAGTTCGGTTCTCAGCTCTTTTGAAAAACCGCAGGCAAACAACAGTCACATCTTCCTTACCCTCTGCGAAGTATCTCCCGGCACAATCTGGGCAGGAGGATATTCCTCCGGAGTATACCAAATAGACAAGAAGTCTCTACAAATCAGCTATTTCATGCCACCGCTATATAGCGAAGGTGTCATGCGACCGGACAAGTATATCCGCGATATCCGTATGGACTCACAAGGATATATCTGGTCAGGTGGATTCTACAACTTAAAACGTATCAACCTGAAAACGCAGAATGTACGGCTTTATCAAGGACTGAACTCCATTACCGCCATTACTGAGAAAGATGCCAATAGTATGTGGATAGGTAGTGCAACAGGACTATATCTTCTAGATAAAGAATCCGGAAAATTCGAGCATATCAAACTTCCGGTGGAATCTACCTATATCTATTCTTTATATCAAGCCAAGAACGGTTCGTTATATATCGGGACGAGTGGTTCGGGGTTGTTAATCTACGACTTTGCCCAAAAGTTATTCACTCATTACAACTCGGAGAATTGCGCTCTGATATCCAACAATATCTACACCATATTATCGGATGCGGACAAAGAGATACTGATGGGGACAGAAAGCGGATTAACGAGTTTTTATCCACAACAGAAGAAGTTTTATAATTGGACAAAAGATATGGGATTAATGACTACGCATTTCAATGCGCTGTCAGGTGTTTTACGCAAAAACAACCACTTTGTTTTTGGTAGCTCGGAAGGGGCTGTCGAGTTTCATAAAGACATGAAATTGCCTAGAGATTACTCTTCCAAAATAATTTTCAGTGATTTCAAACTCTTTTATCAGACTATTTATCCGGGAGACAAACACTCTCCGCTAAAAGAGAGTATCAATGATATCAAAACATTGGAACTGGGATATAATCAGAACATTTTCTCTTTACAAGTTTCTTCCATCAACTACGACTACCCTTCTAATATTCTATATTCCTGGAAGCTAGACGGATTCTATGAAGAATGGAGCAAACCCGGAGCCGAAAACACGATACGCTATACCAATCTCGCACCCGGAGAATATACCTTAAGGGTACGTGCCATTTCTAATGAAGACAAACGCGTCGTTATTGAAGAAAGAAGCATCGATATTATTATTGACCAGCCGTTTTGGTTAACATTCTGGGCTATGTTGTTTTATGCAGGTATCCTATTTCTCATAGCTTCCGTCTTATTGCGTATTATAATTTTAAGAAAACAACGTAAGGTCTCTGATGAAAAAATACATTTCTTTATCAATACGGCACATGATATCCGTACTCCATTGACACTGATCAAAGCACCTTTGGAAGAACTCCGCGAAAAAGAAGAACTAAGCAAAGAAGGAGTTTCTAATATGAATACGGCTTTGCGTAATGTGAATGCACTACTGCGCCTCACGACCAATCTTATCAATTTCGAAAGGGCAGATGTATATTCTTCCGAGCTGTATATTTCGGAGCATGAACTAAATACATTTATGAACGAAATATATGGCGCATTCCAGCAATATGCCAATATCAAACATATTAACTTCACCTACGAGAGTAATTTCAGATACGTGAATGTGTGGTTCGACAAGGAAAAGATGGAATCCATCCTCAAAAACGTCATTTCGAACGCATTGAAGTATACACCGGAAAATGGCAGTGTACAAATCTTTGTTTCAGAAGCTGAGGATTCGTGGAGCGTGGAAGTTAGCGATACGGGAATCGGAATTCCTGCCAATGAGCAAAAGAAACTGTTCAAACTGCATTTCCGTGGCAGTAACACGATCAACTCAAAAGTGACGGGCAGTGGTATCGGACTTATGCTAGTCTGGAAATTAGTCCGGTTGCATAAAGGAAAGATAAATTTGTCAAGTATCGAAAATCAGGGATCAATCATCAAGATAACTTTCCCGAAAGACAGCAAACGTTACCGCAAAGCACACTTGGCAACGCCAAACAAACAGCGTCCGGAAACAAAAAGCAGCAACAACATTCCACTCCCGGCACCTGAAATTTACGAGAATCCACAAAAGAAAGAAAAGAAAGAAAAAAGCCAACGTATTCTGATTGTGGAAGATAATGACGAATTACGCAATTATCTGTCACAAACATTATCCGAAGACTACCTCATTCAAGTATGTTCCAACGGAAAAGAAGCATTGACCGTCATTCCCGAATATAAGCCGGATCTGGTTATCTCGGACATTATGATGCCGGAAATGCGAGGTGACGAGCTATGTCAGGCTATCAAAAGCAATATCGAAACCTCGCATATCCCCGTTATCTTATTGACCGCACTGAATAATGAGAAAGATATTCTTTCCGGATTGCGGATCGGGGCAGATGAATATGTGTTAAAGCCATTCAATATCGGCATATTGAAAGCAACCATCTCAAACTTGTTGGCTAATCGCGCACTTCTACGCAACAAATATGCCAGCCTGAATCCGGAAGATGAAGAGAATGATGATGAAGAAGAATACATCAACTACTCTCAGGACATCGACTGGCAGTTCATAGCAGATGTCAGAAAGAATATAAAAGACAACATTGACAACTCTGCGCTCACAGTAGATGTACTCGCCAGCCTGATGGGCATGAGCCGTACTAGTTTTTATAACAAGCTGAAAGCGCTTACCGACCAGTCACCGGGTGACTACATCCGGCTGATTCGCCTGAAACATGCCATAAAGTTATTAAAAGAAAATGTACATAATATAACTGAAATATCCGAAATGACAGGATTCAATGATGTCAAGTATTTCCGTGAAGTATTCAAGAAACACTATAACGTGAGTCCCAGCCAATACTTTAAGGAGAAAAAAGAAGACAACAAGGAAGGAGGAGAAAACGAAGAATGA
- a CDS encoding chromate transporter: MIYIQLFYTFFKIGLFGFGGGYAMLSMIQGEVVTRYGWVSSQEFTDIVAISQMTPGPIGINAATYVGFTSTGSIWGSIIATFAVVLPSFILMLTISRFFLKYQKHPVVESIFNGLRPAVVGLLASAALVLMNVENFGSPTKDTYTFVISIIIFLIAFIGTRKYKANPILMIIACGIAGLLLY, from the coding sequence ATGATATATATTCAGTTGTTTTATACGTTTTTCAAGATTGGACTCTTCGGTTTCGGAGGAGGATATGCAATGCTTTCCATGATTCAAGGGGAAGTCGTTACCCGTTATGGATGGGTAAGTTCGCAAGAATTCACAGATATTGTCGCGATCAGCCAAATGACACCGGGACCTATCGGAATTAACGCTGCTACTTATGTGGGATTCACTTCCACAGGCAGTATCTGGGGTTCTATCATTGCAACCTTCGCCGTAGTCCTTCCCTCCTTTATCTTAATGCTGACTATCAGCAGATTTTTTCTGAAATATCAGAAACACCCGGTAGTGGAATCAATCTTCAACGGACTACGACCAGCAGTCGTAGGACTACTGGCCTCTGCCGCATTGGTATTAATGAATGTAGAAAACTTTGGCTCACCTACAAAAGATACCTATACATTTGTTATCAGTATCATCATCTTCCTGATTGCTTTTATCGGAACGAGAAAATACAAGGCCAATCCGATTCTGATGATTATCGCTTGCGGTATTGCAGGATTGCTGCTCTATTAA
- a CDS encoding chromate transporter has product MNIYLESFGIFFKIGAFTIGGGYAMVPLIENEIVTKRKWIAQDDFIDLLAISQSAPGILAVNISIFIGYKLRGIRGSIVTALGTILPSFIIILAIALFFHNFKDNPIVERIFKGIRPAVVALIAAPTFTMGRSAKINRYNLWIPVVSALLIWLLGFSPIWIIIAAGVGGFLWGKLKKLRGES; this is encoded by the coding sequence ATGAACATATATCTCGAATCATTTGGAATCTTTTTTAAAATAGGCGCCTTCACCATCGGAGGAGGATACGCAATGGTGCCATTGATTGAAAATGAAATCGTAACCAAACGGAAATGGATTGCACAGGACGACTTCATCGACCTGCTAGCCATCTCTCAATCCGCTCCCGGCATTTTGGCAGTCAACATATCCATCTTTATAGGATACAAATTGCGCGGTATACGGGGAAGTATTGTTACGGCACTGGGAACGATTCTGCCATCTTTCATTATCATATTGGCCATCGCCCTATTTTTCCACAACTTCAAAGATAATCCGATAGTGGAACGGATATTCAAAGGAATCCGCCCAGCAGTAGTGGCGCTTATCGCCGCACCTACGTTTACTATGGGACGGTCTGCAAAAATCAATCGTTACAATCTGTGGATTCCGGTTGTATCGGCACTACTTATCTGGCTATTAGGCTTCTCGCCTATCTGGATTATCATAGCTGCAGGTGTAGGAGGCTTCCTTTGGGGAAAGTTAAAGAAGTTGAGAGGTGAGAGTTGA
- the uvrA gene encoding excinuclease ABC subunit UvrA, with the protein MSENNYISIKGARVNNLKNIDVDIPRNKLVVITGLSGSGKSSLAFDTLYAEGQRRYVESLSSYARQFLGRMSKPECDFIKGIPPAIAIEQKVNSRNPRSTVGTSTEIYEYLRLLYSRVGKTFSPISGQEVKKHSTEDIVNCMLTYPEGTRYTVLTPIRLREDRTLQQQLEIDLKQGFNRIEVNGEMKRIDEYTPVAGDEVYLLVDRMTVGNSKDSISRLTDSAETAMYEGDGTCLLRFYPADGTTKLHTFSTKFEADGITFEEPNDQMFSFNSPIGACPTCEGFGKVIGIDEHLVVPDRSLSVYEGAIVCWRGEKMGEWKEELIHNADKFDFPIFTPYYELTDEQRRILWEGNQYFHGINDFFKMLEENQYKIQYRVMLARYRGKTLCPQCHGTRLKPEAGYVRVGGKNISELVDLPITELKQFFDNLKLSEHDSNVARRILVEINSRIRFLIDVGLGYLTLNRLSNSLSGGESQRINLATSLGSSLVGSLYILDEPSIGLHSRDTDRLIYVLRQLQQLGNTVVVVEHDEEIIRAADYIIDIGPNAGRLGGEVVYQGDMKDLKKGSNSHTVRYLLGEEEIPVPAHRRPWNNYIELKGARENNLKGVNVRFPLNVMTVVTGVSGSGKSTLVRDIFYRALKRELDECSDRPGEFSSIGGSLRDLRNVEFVDQNPIGKSSRSNPVTYIKAYDEIRKLWAEQPLAKQMGYTAGFFSFNSEGGRCEECKGDGTITVEMQFMADLVLECESCHGKRFKSDTLEVKFHDKSIYDVLEMTVNQAIEFFNEHGQKKIVKKLLPLQDVGLGYIKLGQSSSTLSGGENQRVKLAFYLSQEKADPTLFIFDEPTTGLHFHDIRKLLDAFDALIRRGHSIVIIEHNMDVIKCADYVIDLGPEGGDKGGNIVAVGTPEEVAACGASYTGQFLKEKLS; encoded by the coding sequence ATGTCAGAAAACAACTATATTTCGATCAAAGGTGCACGAGTCAACAACCTTAAAAACATCGATGTAGATATACCCCGCAACAAACTTGTTGTAATCACCGGATTATCGGGTTCCGGTAAATCTTCCCTCGCTTTTGACACTCTCTATGCAGAGGGACAACGCCGCTATGTGGAAAGCCTGAGCAGCTATGCCCGTCAGTTCTTGGGACGAATGAGTAAACCGGAATGCGACTTTATCAAAGGCATTCCACCCGCCATTGCCATCGAACAGAAAGTGAACAGCCGCAACCCACGCTCTACGGTAGGTACTTCGACCGAAATTTACGAATATCTTCGCTTGCTCTATTCACGCGTAGGAAAGACATTCAGTCCCATTAGCGGACAAGAGGTGAAGAAACATTCGACAGAAGATATCGTCAACTGTATGCTTACGTATCCGGAAGGGACGAGATACACCGTATTGACACCCATCCGTCTGCGTGAAGACCGTACCTTGCAACAACAATTGGAAATAGACCTGAAACAGGGATTCAACCGTATCGAAGTGAACGGTGAGATGAAACGTATAGATGAATATACCCCTGTGGCAGGTGACGAAGTTTATCTGCTGGTAGACCGCATGACAGTAGGCAATAGTAAAGACTCCATCAGCCGACTGACAGACTCCGCCGAAACAGCAATGTACGAAGGCGACGGAACTTGTCTGCTACGTTTTTATCCGGCAGACGGAACTACGAAACTACATACTTTCAGTACTAAATTCGAAGCAGACGGCATCACTTTTGAAGAGCCGAACGACCAAATGTTCTCGTTCAACTCTCCTATCGGCGCTTGCCCCACCTGCGAAGGATTCGGAAAAGTCATCGGCATTGACGAGCATTTGGTCGTGCCTGATCGCTCTTTATCAGTTTATGAAGGAGCTATCGTATGCTGGCGCGGTGAGAAAATGGGCGAATGGAAAGAAGAACTGATTCATAATGCGGATAAGTTTGATTTTCCGATTTTCACACCTTATTATGAGTTGACGGACGAGCAACGCCGGATACTTTGGGAAGGTAACCAATACTTTCATGGCATTAATGATTTCTTCAAAATGCTGGAAGAAAACCAGTACAAAATACAATATCGGGTAATGCTTGCACGTTATCGCGGCAAGACGCTCTGTCCGCAATGTCACGGCACACGCCTGAAGCCCGAAGCCGGTTATGTACGGGTAGGCGGAAAGAACATTTCTGAATTGGTGGATTTGCCCATCACTGAACTCAAGCAATTCTTTGATAACTTAAAGCTTAGCGAGCACGACAGCAATGTAGCACGACGAATCCTTGTCGAAATCAACAGCCGCATCCGTTTTCTTATTGACGTAGGGTTGGGATATCTTACCTTGAATCGTCTCAGCAACTCTTTATCGGGAGGAGAAAGCCAGCGCATCAATCTGGCAACTTCATTGGGCAGCAGTCTGGTAGGCAGCCTTTATATCCTCGACGAGCCAAGTATAGGATTACACAGTCGTGACACCGACCGTTTGATTTATGTACTGCGCCAGCTGCAACAGTTAGGCAACACGGTAGTGGTCGTCGAACATGATGAAGAAATCATCCGTGCCGCAGACTACATTATCGACATCGGTCCTAATGCCGGGCGTTTGGGGGGCGAAGTCGTTTATCAAGGGGATATGAAAGACCTAAAGAAAGGAAGCAACAGCCACACGGTACGCTACCTTTTGGGAGAAGAAGAAATCCCAGTCCCTGCACATCGCCGTCCGTGGAATAACTACATCGAATTGAAAGGAGCACGCGAGAATAACCTGAAAGGGGTAAACGTACGTTTCCCGCTCAATGTGATGACGGTAGTCACCGGAGTTTCCGGTTCCGGTAAGAGTACGCTCGTCCGGGATATTTTCTATCGGGCACTGAAACGTGAATTAGACGAATGCAGTGACCGTCCGGGAGAGTTCTCATCTATCGGGGGCAGTTTGCGCGACCTGCGGAATGTAGAGTTTGTAGATCAGAATCCGATCGGCAAATCCTCCCGTTCCAACCCCGTGACTTATATCAAGGCTTACGATGAAATCCGCAAGCTCTGGGCCGAGCAGCCGCTAGCCAAACAAATGGGCTACACAGCCGGATTCTTCAGTTTCAATAGTGAGGGTGGCCGTTGCGAAGAGTGCAAGGGGGATGGAACCATCACTGTGGAAATGCAATTTATGGCAGACTTAGTGTTGGAATGCGAATCCTGTCACGGAAAACGTTTCAAGTCCGACACACTGGAAGTGAAGTTCCACGATAAAAGTATCTATGATGTATTGGAGATGACCGTAAACCAAGCTATTGAGTTTTTCAACGAACACGGACAGAAGAAAATAGTAAAGAAGTTGCTTCCATTACAGGATGTCGGATTGGGATATATCAAATTGGGACAGTCCTCATCCACTCTTTCCGGCGGTGAGAACCAACGCGTGAAACTGGCTTTCTATCTGAGCCAGGAAAAAGCGGACCCTACCCTGTTTATCTTTGACGAGCCGACCACAGGCCTACATTTCCATGATATCCGGAAACTATTGGACGCCTTTGATGCACTGATTCGTCGCGGACATAGTATCGTAATCATCGAGCATAACATGGATGTCATCAAATGTGCTGATTATGTAATTGATCTCGGCCCTGAGGGCGGTGATAAGGGAGGAAATATCGTAGCAGTAGGGACTCCCGAAGAGGTAGCCGCTTGTGGAGCCAGCTATACGGGACAGTTCTTGAAAGAAAAGCTCAGTTAA
- a CDS encoding glycoside hydrolase family 10 protein translates to MVVGKVSEFIGSLYYLCVTLLRFKNIMKLKNYLLLFALLLVVGVRAQVPSGNKYPKREFRGAWIQAVNGQFKGIPTGKLKQTLIDQLNSLQGAGINAIIFQVRPEADALYASQHEPWSRFLTGTQGQIPSPMWDPMQFMIEECRKRNMEFHAWINPYRVKTSLKNQLAPEHIYHQHPEWFVTYGDQLYFDPALPESRDYICKIVTDIVSRYDVDAIHMDDYFYPYPVKGMDFPDDASFACYGGGFTNKADWRRSNVNVLIKKLHETIRAVKPWVKFGISPFGIYRNQKSDPLGSDTNGLQNYDDLYADVLLWAREGWIDYNIPQIYWEIGHKAADYETLVKWWATHSENRPLFIGQSVPNTIQHADPKNPSINQLPRKMALQRAYQTIGGSCQWYASAVVENQGRYRDALVSEYHKYPALIPVFDFMDDKAPGKVRKMKKVWTEDGYVLFWTAPKAETEMDKAVRYVVYRFSGKEKVNLDDPSHIVAITSNPFYKLPYETGKTKHRYVVTALDRLHNESKSVSKKVKL, encoded by the coding sequence ATGGTAGTCGGCAAAGTTAGCGAATTTATCGGGAGTTTGTATTATCTTTGCGTCACATTATTACGATTTAAGAATATTATGAAGCTGAAAAACTATCTTTTACTTTTCGCTCTTCTTCTGGTGGTAGGAGTGAGGGCACAAGTGCCATCCGGCAATAAATATCCCAAACGTGAATTTCGTGGAGCGTGGATACAAGCTGTCAACGGGCAGTTCAAAGGTATTCCTACCGGGAAGCTGAAACAAACGTTGATTGATCAATTGAATTCTCTTCAAGGGGCAGGTATCAATGCCATTATTTTCCAGGTGCGTCCCGAAGCGGATGCGTTGTATGCTTCGCAGCATGAACCGTGGAGCCGTTTCCTGACAGGGACGCAGGGGCAGATACCTTCTCCTATGTGGGACCCGATGCAATTTATGATTGAAGAGTGCCGGAAACGGAATATGGAGTTTCATGCCTGGATCAATCCTTACCGGGTGAAGACTTCGCTGAAAAATCAGTTGGCGCCGGAACATATTTATCATCAACATCCGGAATGGTTTGTTACGTATGGCGATCAGCTGTATTTCGATCCGGCACTTCCTGAAAGTCGGGACTATATTTGTAAAATCGTGACCGATATCGTGTCCCGTTATGATGTGGATGCTATCCACATGGACGATTATTTCTATCCTTATCCCGTGAAGGGAATGGACTTTCCGGATGACGCGAGCTTTGCCTGTTATGGCGGTGGTTTTACGAATAAGGCCGATTGGCGTCGTAGTAATGTCAATGTGCTGATTAAAAAGCTTCATGAGACAATCCGTGCCGTAAAGCCGTGGGTAAAGTTCGGTATCAGTCCTTTCGGCATTTACCGTAATCAGAAGAGTGATCCGTTGGGCAGTGATACCAATGGTTTGCAGAATTATGATGACCTGTATGCCGATGTGTTGCTTTGGGCGCGTGAAGGATGGATTGATTATAATATCCCACAGATTTATTGGGAAATAGGTCATAAGGCTGCCGACTATGAGACTTTAGTGAAATGGTGGGCTACGCATTCGGAGAACCGTCCGTTATTTATCGGTCAGTCGGTACCGAATACGATCCAACATGCTGATCCGAAGAATCCTTCCATCAATCAGCTCCCGCGAAAAATGGCCTTACAACGTGCTTATCAGACGATTGGCGGCAGTTGTCAATGGTATGCTTCAGCCGTTGTTGAAAATCAAGGCCGATACCGTGATGCTTTAGTGAGCGAGTATCATAAATATCCTGCTTTGATTCCCGTCTTCGATTTTATGGACGACAAGGCTCCGGGCAAAGTACGCAAAATGAAGAAAGTGTGGACAGAAGACGGCTATGTTCTTTTCTGGACTGCTCCGAAAGCGGAAACGGAAATGGATAAAGCGGTGCGGTATGTGGTTTACCGCTTCAGCGGAAAAGAGAAGGTGAACCTTGACGATCCTTCGCATATTGTAGCCATCACCAGTAATCCTTTCTACAAACTTCCATACGAGACAGGGAAAACAAAACATCGCTATGTGGTAACGGCTTTGGACCGTCTACATAATGAATCGAAGTCCGTAAGTAAAAAGGTAAAGCTTTAA